The Novibacillus thermophilus genome segment GTCTGGCCACCGCTGACACTGATATTCAAGATGTGCATGTTGTGCCGTATGCCCCATTCAATCCCTTTAATTAGCGTCGTCAACGTCCCAGTACCGTTTTGGTTTAACACTTTGATGGCGTAGAGGGACACCCCTCCAGCTACCCCGACGACGCCCCTCCCGTTGTTGACTGCCCCGATAATTCCGGCAACGTGGCTACCGTGCCCGTTGTCGTCCTGCGGAGCAGACGTGGGATTTACCAAGTTGACTCCGCCTTTTACGTTTGCGGCCAAATCAGGATGCTTTAAGTCAATCCCAGTGTCGATCACCCCGACCTTGACGTGCTTTCCGTCGTTAGGTCTCGGCCTGCCGCCCAAAACACGTGCGACATTCCAAGTCAACAGTTGACTGTCAGCCTTGACCAAAAAGGACGGACTGTTTGTGCGGTAGGATTTGCGGGAAAAGACTTTTTTTAGCTTGGGCTGGGGCAACATCAGTTGGCAATCTTTCTCAGCGCAACGCAGATTAGGGTCGGCTAAAATCTGGTTTAGTCGTTTCTTGGACGGAACCCGTGCCGAAACGATCTTGTTCGTCGGGCTTACGTAGTACACGGAACAGCCGAGTTGTCGCATTCTATTAATATTGGGCGTATTGCGAAATAGAAACGTATAGTAGCCGGATCGGTTCGAATCTATCACTTTGCATCACCTCTTGATACAAGAGTATGCCGTGATGATGCAAGTCGATTGGACGCAACGCTCGCGACAATAAGCCACCTGTCCCCGTTACCTTTTGCCAGAACGGGCCATATCATTGTGTATGAGTATCCGGAAGCCGTTTGTCCCGCTCCGCCGCATGGTGTTGTCACAAAGACGGAAAGAAAGCAGGAGGGGTGATATGAACCGCGATGTTGGTATCTTATTCAGTTCGGCAAACTTAGCCGCCTGTTTGACGGGAAAAAAAACGTACGAAGTCATGCCGCTGTATGAAAAATTCGCCCGGCAAAACGGGCTGCGTCCTGTTTTTTTTAATCTGAAACACGTTCAATTTCACAATTTGACGGTTAACGGGTACGTAAAAAGCGGACATACGTATGTACAAAAGGAGCTGCCTCTTCCTACTGTCATTCACAACCGGACGCGTTTAAGCCCATTGCACGATAAACCGCTCGCTCGGTTGCGCCGCATCCCCCACACTGAAGTATTTAACGGCACGAACTACTTCAATAAACTACAAGTCTCGCGCCTGTTAAAGCAGTGTCCAGACCTCACCCCGCATTTGCCAGATACAGAACAGTTAAAGCCCGCAACTGTCTCTAAACTGATCAAGCAGTATCCAGCCCTTTACTTAAAGCCGTTCGCCAAAAGTTTGGGTCGAGGGGTTCTGAAATGTGCAGCGTTGCCCGAAAATAAGTGGCAGATTCGTTTCCAAAAAAACGGTTCCGTTTATCAGCGCACACTGGACCAGGAAAAAGCACTTCCTTTCATTCGCCACATATGCGACAACCGCTACCTCGTTCAGCAGGCGATATCAGTCGTTCACGAGGACAGACGTCCTATCGACTTCAGAGTGTCCGTTCAAAAAGGGGGAGGGGAGAGTGGGGAGTGACAGGCATTGTCGCCAGGGTTGGGTTAGACCGGGCGATTGTCACCAACGTTGCAGCAGGTGGAACGTGTGTGCCGGCTCGACCGTTGCTAAAAAAGCGGTTTCCACACCAACACGACGCCATTTACGCCCAAATGCGAGATGTCGCCATCCGTGTCGCCGCCCAGTTAGAGAAGCACGACCCCACTTGTGCAGATCTCGGATTGGATCTGGCCGTAGATGAAGACGGACACATTTGGTTTATCGAAGTCAACGGACGGGACTTGCGCATCACTTTCCGCCATGCAGGAGAGCTCAACACGTGGCACAACTCCTTTCGCCGACCGATGGAATACGCCGCCTTTTTAAAGAAAAAGCAAAAATCTACTTTCACCCGGAAATTGCCGTCCGTGACGATCGTAACTCCCGGTTCCCTGCCGCTCGTATCATACAGAAGTGGATCAGTGGAAACAACGGCGACACGTCTGGCAAACGCCCTGGCACCGAAAACGGGCGTGCGGGTCGTCGGAGTCGCACCCCTGAAAGAAGGGAAGAAAACGGACCCAGTCTTCATTCCGGTTAACGAAAGTGACAGAGCGTCCTATTTACGACAGACAGCGGCCCAGATGCGCCGGTTTCCCAGTGACGTCATCCAGATCGAAAACCGTCCGACGTTTGTTCCGGTCGTGCGGAAAGCACATCCAGAAGGGCGTATCGTGCTTTCTCTCCACTCTGTCACCTACATTTCCCCTGAGATCTTGCCACGTCACGCCCTAGAACAGATAGTCGCCGCCTGCGACGCCGTTGTGACAAACAGTGATTTTCTAAAGGGCGAGGTACAGCAAAGGGTACCGCGACACGCACACAAAATTCACCGGATACACCTCGGTGTGGACGTGGAAACTTTTCGTCCGGTCGATAAAAACGGCGCGACCCGCAAACGGCTGAGAGAGCAA includes the following:
- a CDS encoding glycosyltransferase family 4 protein translates to MEYAAFLKKKQKSTFTRKLPSVTIVTPGSLPLVSYRSGSVETTATRLANALAPKTGVRVVGVAPLKEGKKTDPVFIPVNESDRASYLRQTAAQMRRFPSDVIQIENRPTFVPVVRKAHPEGRIVLSLHSVTYISPEILPRHALEQIVAACDAVVTNSDFLKGEVQQRVPRHAHKIHRIHLGVDVETFRPVDKNGATRKRLREQWGLSDQPTVLFVGRLIPQKGVHILLAALEHVRKEVPDVALVVVGSPYYGRNVDTAYVRQIKRHASKLGDAVRFVPFVSPQSVQDCYSVGDVFVTPSVGKEAFGLVNVEAMASSLPVVAHDVGGIKEIVEHGKTGYLVPPNSSVQSLAEKIIELLTDAEKRRSFGKAGRRRVEAHFTWERTAESYATLYNRLLKP
- a CDS encoding S8 family peptidase translates to MIDSNRSGYYTFLFRNTPNINRMRQLGCSVYYVSPTNKIVSARVPSKKRLNQILADPNLRCAEKDCQLMLPQPKLKKVFSRKSYRTNSPSFLVKADSQLLTWNVARVLGGRPRPNDGKHVKVGVIDTGIDLKHPDLAANVKGGVNLVNPTSAPQDDNGHGSHVAGIIGAVNNGRGVVGVAGGVSLYAIKVLNQNGTGTLTTLIKGIEWGIRHNMHILNISVSGGQTVPVVMRDAIHRAVRNGIVVVASAGNHGDSQGKGDTVQMPGRLPNTIAVAALDRNNQRAPFSSTGPSVDIAAPGVNILSTFKDGRYASLSGTSMAAPHVSGAAAILKRRYPKVTPLQVKQILQKHAIDLPPKGVDRLTGAGLVQVR